A single region of the Hyphomicrobiales bacterium genome encodes:
- the dppB gene encoding Di/tripeptide transport system permease protein DppB: MTKYIARRLLQLLPVMLFVVVTNFILIQLAPGDAIDVIAGQRNVGDIQYLEALRREYGLDQPVYVQLWLYVVNVLKLDLGYSIPFSRPVLDLILERLFPTILLVMTALTLSVIVGLFFGTVAARFLNSIIDNLVTVAALIGYATPIFWIGLMLIVLFSVNLGLLPSSGMFTPGARLTGFDHVIDVLRHLVLPAVTLSTFYTAIYTRLVRASVLEVDRKDFVRTARAKGLPQRRVVFRHVVPNAILPLVTMVGVQMGSILGGAVLVESVFSWPGMGRLAFEAITQRDLNLLLGILLFSSVLVVVMNLVVDLLYAVLDPRIESVGR; this comes from the coding sequence TTGACAAAGTACATCGCCCGACGCTTGCTGCAGCTTCTCCCAGTTATGCTCTTCGTGGTCGTAACGAATTTCATCCTGATCCAGCTCGCGCCGGGCGATGCCATTGACGTCATCGCCGGCCAGCGCAATGTGGGAGACATCCAGTATCTCGAAGCACTTCGCCGTGAATATGGTCTCGATCAGCCCGTCTATGTCCAGCTCTGGCTGTACGTGGTGAATGTCCTCAAGCTCGATCTCGGCTATTCCATTCCCTTTTCACGCCCCGTGCTCGACCTCATCCTGGAGCGGCTGTTTCCGACCATTCTGCTCGTTATGACTGCGCTGACCCTCTCGGTTATCGTCGGGTTGTTCTTCGGCACGGTTGCGGCGCGCTTTCTCAACAGCATCATCGACAATCTCGTGACGGTGGCGGCGCTGATCGGCTATGCGACACCGATCTTCTGGATCGGCCTCATGCTGATCGTCCTGTTTTCCGTCAACCTCGGCCTGCTGCCCTCAAGTGGTATGTTTACGCCTGGCGCGCGGCTAACCGGGTTCGACCATGTCATCGATGTCCTGCGCCACCTCGTCCTGCCCGCGGTTACGCTCTCCACATTCTACACCGCGATCTACACCCGCCTCGTGCGCGCCTCGGTTCTCGAGGTGGATCGCAAGGATTTCGTCCGCACGGCCCGCGCCAAAGGCCTGCCACAGCGGCGAGTCGTTTTCCGCCACGTCGTGCCCAACGCCATCCTGCCGCTGGTGACGATGGTCGGCGTGCAGATGGGCAGCATCCTGGGCGGTGCGGTGCTGGTGGAATCCGTCTTCTCCTGGCCAGGGATGGGCCGGCTCGCCTTCGAGGCGATAACCCAGCGTGACCTCAACCTTCTGCTCGGCATTCTCCTGTTCAGCTCCGTGCTTGTCGTCGTCATGAACCTCGTTGTCGATCTCCTCTATGCGGTGCTTGATCCGCGTATCGAAAGCGTCGGGCGATGA
- a CDS encoding ABC transporter substrate-binding protein, whose amino-acid sequence MRSGIVGVLAGVGFGLISTLALAQEPVRGGEIAQNVWPEPEVLNTGITSNAGAILVTPKIIEGLLAYDREMKPKPELATEWSIAPDGRSITFKLRPDVKWHDGKDFTSADVAFSLMEVAKKMHPRGRATFAGLERVDTPDPLTAVLVLSQPAPYVMRALAAMETPILPKHVFEGSDMKTNAANMKPIGTGPFRFVEWQRGQFIVAERNPDYWAKGRPYLDRIVFKFLPDASARGIALESGGIDAIISNNLPASEIGRLSQLDMIAMIPDGNTYNNLLTQIDFNLKNKYLSNIKVRQAIASAINLDFVAKAIWYGLGKPATGPIHNELAPYYTKEGVPAYPYNPGAAEKLLDEAGFPRPSPGAMRFALTLDFMPLGEQTQRFSEYLKQMLARIGIDVTIRNQDFATYTRRVYTDGDFDMQVAIATNSPDPTMGVQRFFSSKAIQKGVPFTNASGYSNPEVDRLLDQAQIEVDVAKRAELFAEFQRIVMKDLPTLPIIAGQLATLHNKRVHGLDKSAVGMNDNYADVWVSAKK is encoded by the coding sequence ATGAGATCTGGTATCGTTGGCGTTCTTGCCGGTGTTGGATTTGGCTTGATTTCGACGTTGGCCCTGGCGCAGGAGCCGGTTCGCGGTGGCGAGATCGCGCAGAATGTGTGGCCGGAGCCTGAAGTTCTGAACACGGGCATCACCTCGAACGCGGGTGCAATTCTGGTGACGCCGAAGATCATCGAAGGCCTCCTCGCCTATGACCGGGAGATGAAGCCGAAGCCGGAACTTGCGACGGAATGGTCTATCGCGCCGGACGGGCGCTCGATCACCTTCAAGCTTCGCCCTGACGTGAAGTGGCACGACGGCAAGGATTTCACCTCGGCCGACGTCGCCTTCTCCCTGATGGAGGTTGCCAAGAAGATGCATCCCCGTGGCCGTGCGACCTTCGCCGGTCTCGAGCGGGTGGATACGCCGGATCCCCTGACGGCGGTGCTGGTGCTATCCCAGCCGGCGCCATATGTCATGCGCGCGCTGGCCGCGATGGAGACGCCGATCCTGCCGAAGCATGTCTTTGAAGGTTCGGACATGAAAACGAACGCAGCCAACATGAAGCCGATCGGCACCGGGCCATTCCGCTTCGTCGAATGGCAGCGCGGCCAGTTCATCGTGGCCGAGCGCAATCCCGATTACTGGGCGAAGGGGAGACCCTATCTCGACCGGATCGTCTTCAAGTTCCTGCCTGATGCCTCGGCGCGCGGTATCGCGCTGGAGAGCGGCGGTATCGACGCGATCATCAGCAATAATCTGCCGGCATCGGAAATAGGACGCCTGAGCCAGCTCGATATGATCGCCATGATCCCCGATGGCAACACCTACAACAATCTGCTCACGCAGATCGACTTTAACCTTAAGAACAAATACTTGTCTAACATCAAGGTTCGCCAGGCGATCGCGTCGGCTATCAATCTCGACTTCGTGGCCAAGGCGATCTGGTACGGCCTCGGCAAGCCCGCGACCGGGCCGATCCACAACGAGCTCGCGCCCTATTATACGAAGGAGGGCGTTCCAGCTTACCCGTATAACCCAGGTGCGGCTGAAAAGCTTCTCGACGAAGCTGGCTTTCCCCGGCCTTCGCCGGGCGCCATGCGCTTCGCGCTGACGCTCGACTTCATGCCGCTCGGCGAGCAGACACAGCGCTTCTCCGAATATCTCAAGCAGATGCTCGCGCGCATTGGCATAGACGTCACGATCCGCAACCAGGATTTCGCCACCTATACGCGGCGCGTGTACACGGACGGCGATTTCGACATGCAGGTGGCTATCGCCACGAATTCTCCCGACCCGACGATGGGCGTGCAGCGCTTCTTTTCGTCTAAGGCCATCCAGAAGGGTGTGCCGTTCACCAACGCGTCCGGCTACAGCAATCCAGAAGTCGATCGCCTACTTGACCAGGCGCAAATCGAGGTCGACGTCGCCAAACGTGCAGAACTGTTCGCCGAATTCCAGCGCATCGTCATGAAAGATCTGCCTACGCTGCCGATTATCGCCGGTCAGCTCGCGACGCTTCACAATAAGCGGGTGCATGGCCTCGACAAGAGCGCGGTCGGCATGAACGACAACTACGCCGACGTCTGGGTCAGCGCCAAGAAGTAG
- a CDS encoding IclR family transcriptional regulator — MPKTSRDAAEGVQSVVLTLRIIEYLSSAGEPVGVTALADALDTTKSRIFRHLRTLVQQGYLAQSPASERYQIGPSLVALSRSVAPGRDLISAAGPSIRELREAIGHSCVVGQMEAAGVRIVTTVPGKSEIEIGVKQGSMLTFHSSAQGKIALAFGDESLLNDVLKRPLEAFTPNTIVDPLELREHVRLVRLRGWATAPDEIAIGLNSLAFPIFDAGGVAVGTLAAVNLTQFIPARPEPNLIREVGDAARRISNALGYVGKPPGA, encoded by the coding sequence GTGCCAAAGACCTCCCGAGACGCAGCCGAGGGCGTCCAAAGCGTTGTGCTGACGCTGCGAATAATCGAATACCTTTCCAGCGCCGGGGAGCCTGTCGGCGTGACGGCGTTGGCGGACGCGCTCGACACGACCAAAAGCCGTATTTTTCGGCATCTGCGAACGCTGGTCCAGCAGGGATACCTCGCACAATCTCCGGCTTCCGAGCGCTACCAGATCGGACCGAGCCTCGTCGCGCTGAGCCGGAGTGTAGCTCCCGGCAGGGACCTGATTTCAGCCGCCGGGCCGTCGATCCGGGAGTTGCGCGAGGCAATCGGGCATTCCTGTGTCGTCGGCCAGATGGAGGCGGCCGGAGTGCGGATCGTCACGACAGTCCCTGGAAAGTCCGAAATCGAAATCGGGGTCAAGCAAGGCTCAATGCTGACGTTTCATAGTTCAGCACAAGGCAAGATTGCGCTGGCCTTCGGCGACGAGTCCCTGCTCAATGATGTTCTCAAGCGGCCGCTGGAGGCGTTCACGCCCAACACGATCGTCGATCCCCTGGAACTGCGCGAGCACGTGAGGCTGGTCCGCCTGCGTGGCTGGGCTACCGCGCCGGATGAGATCGCTATCGGTTTGAACTCGCTTGCATTTCCAATTTTCGATGCGGGTGGCGTTGCGGTCGGAACTCTCGCTGCGGTGAATCTCACCCAGTTTATTCCCGCCCGACCCGAGCCCAATCTGATCCGGGAAGTCGGTGATGCGGCACGCCGGATATCCAATGCGCTCGGCTATGTGGGAAAGCCTCCTGGCGCGTAG
- a CDS encoding 2-keto-3-deoxy-L-rhamnonate aldolase RhmA, with protein MQNERPSTPFHRRLEAGEPLVGSFVKLPSSHSTEILGRLGFDFVVIDEEHAPIGVETADRMILAGEATGVAPIVRVRRGDASDILRVLDSGAAGILVPHVDTPEKAAAIAAMCRYRHGNRGFSNTTRAGNYGGSSFASLIEDQDRSVVCIAMIEDTAAIPLVDTIVAVEGLDAIFIGRGDLAVAFGETDMNAPVVARATDRIIEAAAKASKPVFVTAANVDEVASFHARGARGFIMASDQGFLRQAATGALASFYSWKRQNKSGEV; from the coding sequence ATGCAGAACGAACGCCCATCGACTCCTTTTCACAGGCGACTGGAGGCAGGTGAGCCGCTGGTCGGCAGCTTCGTGAAGCTCCCATCATCACATAGCACCGAAATACTGGGAAGGCTGGGATTTGACTTCGTCGTCATCGACGAAGAACACGCGCCGATCGGCGTCGAAACGGCAGATCGCATGATCCTCGCCGGTGAAGCGACGGGCGTCGCGCCCATTGTCCGAGTCCGCCGTGGCGACGCGTCGGACATTCTCCGCGTGTTGGATTCCGGTGCGGCCGGCATTCTTGTTCCGCATGTCGATACTCCGGAGAAGGCTGCGGCTATCGCCGCGATGTGCCGCTACCGGCACGGTAATCGGGGATTTTCGAATACGACACGTGCTGGCAACTACGGTGGAAGCTCCTTTGCCTCGCTGATCGAGGACCAGGATCGTTCGGTGGTCTGCATCGCAATGATCGAGGACACGGCCGCCATACCGCTCGTCGATACAATCGTGGCGGTCGAGGGGTTGGACGCGATCTTCATTGGGCGGGGTGATCTCGCGGTTGCCTTTGGCGAGACCGACATGAACGCCCCTGTCGTGGCCCGCGCGACCGACCGGATCATCGAGGCCGCTGCCAAGGCCAGCAAACCGGTTTTCGTGACGGCCGCCAATGTTGACGAGGTCGCGTCGTTTCATGCGCGCGGCGCGCGCGGCTTCATCATGGCATCCGACCAGGGATTTCTACGCCAGGCGGCGACCGGCGCGCTTGCCAGCTTCTATTCTTGGAAGAGGCAAAACAAATCAGGGGAAGTATAG
- a CDS encoding conserved hypothetical protein (Evidence 4 : Unknown function but conserved in other organisms), whose protein sequence is MYDRSDPRFALQTSGAPSAAPPTVMPEAHVARFYEEACQEDTADGKTWYQRGQTFLLTYSEAKPGAVFSRGSDQRDEYVVLLDDPNARAIIRWSGVEVEVPGHSIAFVPQGASSVAMPDGGQLVRLFTERATDLLAKCPNNDAFTSRQPNIPELRAWPEPADGLKVRHYSLDVAPEPGRFGRIFRCTTFMVNVFDPAGPRDPRKMSPHHHDDFEQCSLALAGAYDHLLRWPWTPDMTTWKADAREHCSSPSSTIIPPPVIHTSLALSEVNRLVDIFCPPRRDFSEKAGWVLNADDYPMPAA, encoded by the coding sequence ATGTATGATCGTTCGGACCCGAGGTTCGCTCTGCAGACGAGCGGCGCCCCATCTGCCGCTCCTCCAACGGTAATGCCGGAGGCGCATGTCGCGCGTTTCTACGAGGAAGCCTGCCAGGAGGACACCGCAGACGGCAAGACCTGGTACCAGCGCGGCCAGACCTTTCTGCTGACCTATTCGGAAGCCAAGCCAGGCGCTGTTTTCTCGCGTGGCTCCGATCAGCGGGACGAGTATGTCGTGTTGCTTGATGATCCCAACGCGCGAGCCATCATTCGCTGGAGCGGCGTCGAAGTCGAGGTGCCAGGTCATTCAATCGCCTTCGTGCCCCAAGGCGCGAGTTCCGTGGCGATGCCCGACGGGGGGCAGCTCGTGCGGCTGTTTACCGAACGCGCGACCGACCTTCTGGCGAAGTGTCCGAATAACGACGCCTTCACCTCGCGCCAGCCCAACATACCGGAATTACGGGCATGGCCGGAACCGGCAGACGGTCTGAAAGTGAGGCACTATAGCCTCGACGTCGCGCCGGAGCCGGGCCGCTTCGGGCGGATCTTTCGCTGCACGACCTTCATGGTGAATGTCTTCGATCCCGCCGGTCCGCGCGATCCACGGAAGATGTCGCCGCATCACCACGACGATTTCGAGCAGTGCTCGCTGGCGCTCGCCGGCGCCTACGACCATCTCCTGCGCTGGCCGTGGACGCCGGATATGACCACCTGGAAGGCTGACGCGCGAGAGCATTGCTCTTCGCCTTCCTCCACGATCATTCCACCGCCTGTCATCCATACTTCGCTGGCCCTTTCAGAGGTGAACCGACTCGTAGACATTTTCTGCCCGCCGCGCCGTGATTTTTCCGAGAAGGCCGGCTGGGTCCTGAATGCGGACGATTACCCGATGCCCGCGGCGTGA
- a CDS encoding conserved hypothetical protein (Evidence 4 : Unknown function but conserved in other organisms) has protein sequence MSGQLKTNREAHIADLLIGAVDLHCHSGPAAMPRILDHRDAMEDADDAGFAALVYKDHFYLGVAHASILETLHPARGIRLFSGLALNNACGGINPHAVDHAAKIGAKIVWLPTLSAANHIRQAETGAKGFPKTARKMLDATPLSTLGSDGRVTDETKLVLDIIAESDMILAGGHLSVPELAATFEEARRRGVRKMLVNHPNYIVNCTDADIRDLVGLGAYMEHSICLFVSGVAKHNEPAELVHLIEVAGVERTILCSDLGLMGSQRPVAGYREIVGELIDASLSDAAIRTMVGENASRLLSL, from the coding sequence ATGTCTGGTCAGCTCAAGACGAATCGTGAAGCCCATATTGCTGATCTGCTGATCGGTGCGGTCGACCTGCACTGCCACAGCGGTCCCGCCGCCATGCCGCGCATCCTCGATCATCGGGATGCGATGGAGGACGCGGACGACGCCGGCTTCGCGGCCCTGGTCTACAAGGACCATTTCTATCTCGGGGTCGCGCATGCCAGCATTCTCGAAACACTCCATCCGGCACGTGGCATACGGCTCTTCTCCGGTCTCGCCCTGAACAACGCCTGTGGTGGCATCAATCCCCATGCCGTGGACCACGCAGCGAAGATCGGTGCGAAGATCGTGTGGTTGCCGACGCTCTCGGCCGCCAATCACATCCGGCAGGCAGAGACCGGTGCCAAGGGCTTTCCCAAAACTGCGCGGAAGATGCTCGACGCGACCCCGCTCAGTACGCTCGGCAGCGATGGGAGGGTCACAGATGAGACCAAGCTCGTCCTCGACATCATCGCCGAGAGCGACATGATCCTCGCAGGCGGACACCTGTCCGTGCCCGAACTGGCAGCGACCTTCGAAGAGGCACGCCGACGCGGCGTGCGCAAGATGCTGGTGAACCACCCCAACTACATCGTCAACTGCACCGATGCCGACATTCGTGATCTGGTTGGCCTCGGCGCCTATATGGAACATTCGATCTGCCTTTTCGTCTCTGGAGTCGCCAAGCACAACGAGCCGGCCGAGCTGGTGCATCTCATCGAGGTGGCGGGCGTCGAACGGACGATTCTTTGCTCCGATCTTGGCTTGATGGGTTCCCAAAGACCAGTTGCCGGCTATCGTGAGATCGTCGGCGAATTGATAGACGCCAGCCTATCCGACGCGGCAATCAGGACCATGGTCGGCGAGAACGCAAGTCGCCTTCTATCGCTCTGA
- a CDS encoding putative 3-keto-5-aminohexanoate cleavage enzyme (Evidence 3 : Putative function from multiple computational evidences): MPRKVIITCAVTGAIHTPSMSPHLPITAQEIADAALGAAEAGAAVVHLHARDPRDGRPLQTVDAYAPFLKVIKQRSDVVVNITTGGAPTMPIEERVGPAAHYKPEIASLNMGTMNFGLYPMLSRQKEFKYDWEKPYLEGSRAGIFKNTFSDIEYILSTCAENGTRFEIECYDIGHLYTLAHFADRQIVRPPFFVQSVFGILGGIGGHAEDVLHMKRTADRLFGSDYHWSALGAGRNQMAIAAQAATMGGNVRVGLEDSLWLEKGQLATSNAAQVTRVREIIERLGLSIATATEARAILDLKGGDQTNF; this comes from the coding sequence ATGCCCCGCAAAGTCATCATCACCTGCGCCGTGACGGGCGCCATTCACACGCCATCAATGTCGCCTCATCTCCCGATAACGGCACAGGAGATCGCAGACGCGGCACTTGGCGCGGCAGAAGCAGGCGCCGCCGTCGTGCATCTTCATGCCCGGGATCCCAGGGATGGCAGGCCGTTGCAAACGGTGGATGCCTATGCACCGTTTCTCAAAGTCATCAAGCAGCGCTCCGATGTGGTGGTAAACATTACGACCGGCGGTGCACCAACCATGCCGATCGAGGAGCGCGTCGGCCCGGCTGCGCACTACAAACCGGAGATAGCCTCGCTCAATATGGGGACCATGAACTTCGGTCTCTATCCGATGCTCTCGCGCCAGAAAGAGTTCAAGTATGATTGGGAAAAACCCTATCTCGAAGGCTCGCGCGCGGGGATTTTCAAGAACACCTTCAGCGATATCGAGTATATACTCTCAACATGCGCCGAAAACGGCACGCGGTTCGAGATTGAGTGCTATGACATAGGTCATCTTTATACGCTCGCGCATTTTGCAGACCGGCAGATCGTGCGTCCGCCGTTCTTTGTCCAAAGCGTCTTCGGAATTCTAGGCGGCATCGGCGGCCACGCCGAGGACGTCCTGCACATGAAGCGCACGGCAGACCGGCTTTTTGGCAGCGACTATCACTGGTCCGCCTTGGGCGCGGGTCGCAATCAGATGGCGATAGCGGCACAGGCTGCTACCATGGGCGGAAACGTGCGCGTTGGCCTTGAGGACTCGCTATGGCTAGAAAAGGGCCAGCTAGCGACGTCCAATGCTGCGCAGGTCACGCGGGTGCGCGAGATCATCGAGCGACTGGGGCTCTCAATCGCCACCGCCACTGAGGCGCGTGCAATATTGGATTTGAAGGGTGGAGACCAGACGAACTTTTGA
- a CDS encoding hypothetical protein (Evidence 5 : Unknown function) — protein sequence MTLAPRAISAPFEARYGVHLIRVNRRLEGRTLPFEVITEQIAAYLDEHVRQQ from the coding sequence ATGACCCTCGCGCCGCGTGCCATCTCGGCGCCGTTCGAGGCGCGCTACGGCGTCCACCTCATCCGTGTGAACCGTCGGCTCGAGGGACGCACCCTGCCATTCGAGGTGATAACCGAACAGATCGCCGCCTATCTCGACGAGCATGTTCGCCAACAGTGA
- a CDS encoding hypothetical protein (Evidence 5 : Unknown function) — translation MSEALNDGRRFRGLNIVDDFTRECLAAVDTSLSGTRVVRELNEVIDRRGRPCMIVSDNGTELVSRAILGFCEESAIEWHSIAPGNLIQNAFVESFNGRLRDECLDEHAFSSLAEARRIIEAWRIDYNTVRPHTSPGGLAPSMFASRSQDDRNPAGPSL, via the coding sequence GTGTCCGAGGCCCTGAACGACGGCCGGCGCTTCAGGGGGTTGAACATCGTCGACGACTTCACCCGCGAATGCCTGGCGGCGGTGGACACCTCGCTCTCCGGCACCCGCGTTGTGCGCGAGCTCAATGAGGTCATCGATCGCCGCGGTCGACCCTGCATGATCGTCTCCGACAACGGCACCGAGCTGGTCAGCCGGGCGATCCTCGGCTTCTGCGAGGAGAGCGCCATCGAATGGCACTCCATCGCGCCGGGCAACCTGATCCAGAACGCCTTCGTGGAGAGCTTCAACGGCCGTCTGCGCGACGAGTGCCTCGATGAGCACGCCTTCTCCTCGCTTGCCGAGGCGCGGCGGATCATCGAGGCTTGGCGGATCGACTACAACACCGTCAGACCCCATACGAGCCCCGGCGGCCTCGCGCCGTCGATGTTCGCCAGCCGGTCCCAGGACGACCGAAACCCAGCCGGACCTAGCTTATGA
- a CDS encoding hypothetical protein (Evidence 5 : Unknown function) — MFVEAVLWIVRTGSPWRDLPDVFGEWNSIFRRFSRWSRKGVWWRILAAMSNDPDFEYLIVVSTVTRLRELANERRRFGDRRLAIVLKREGVRMNLKKVYRLYREQRLVVRRRGGRKRALGTRASATRPAGSEPALAPRLRVRGPERRPALQGVEHRRRLHPRMPGGGGHLALRHPRCARAQ; from the coding sequence ATGTTCGTCGAAGCCGTTTTGTGGATCGTGCGGACCGGTTCGCCCTGGCGCGACTTGCCCGATGTCTTCGGCGAGTGGAACAGCATCTTCCGCCGGTTCAGCCGCTGGAGCCGCAAGGGAGTCTGGTGGCGCATCCTCGCGGCGATGTCGAACGATCCTGACTTCGAATATCTGATCGTCGTTTCCACGGTTACGCGCCTGCGCGAGCTTGCCAATGAACGCCGCCGGTTCGGCGACCGGCGGCTGGCGATCGTGCTGAAGCGGGAGGGCGTGAGGATGAACCTGAAGAAAGTCTACCGCCTCTACCGGGAGCAGCGGCTCGTGGTGCGTCGGCGCGGCGGGCGCAAGCGGGCGCTCGGCACCAGGGCGTCGGCGACCCGTCCCGCAGGAAGCGAACCAGCGCTGGCGCCTCGACTTCGTGTCCGAGGCCCTGAACGACGGCCGGCGCTTCAGGGGGTTGAACATCGTCGACGACTTCACCCGCGAATGCCTGGCGGCGGTGGACACCTCGCTCTCCGGCACCCGCGTTGTGCGCGAGCTCAATGA
- a CDS encoding hypothetical protein (Evidence 5 : Unknown function), which yields MHVGVQCVHQRIHDRHQRRELHAVEGKKLSWLPDVTWLVLEPHLPKNPPGKPSVDDCRVISGILYSEDLGRWRDVPPHYGPARTIHNRYAVEASGFVSTVHMSSSSLCSWQSRKSGHTMAWMSPLGSVDSGDSQGPVSLDSRPPFGGRLGCSGPPDSSA from the coding sequence TTGCATGTCGGAGTCCAATGTGTCCATCAACGGATCCACGATCGACATCAACGGCGGGAGCTACATGCGGTAGAGGGCAAAAAGCTGTCCTGGCTACCGGATGTGACGTGGTTGGTACTGGAGCCACATCTGCCGAAGAACCCGCCAGGCAAGCCAAGCGTCGACGATTGCCGCGTCATCTCCGGCATCCTCTATTCTGAGGACCTGGGGCGTTGGCGAGATGTGCCGCCCCATTACGGTCCCGCCAGGACAATCCACAATCGTTACGCGGTCGAGGCCTCGGGCTTTGTCTCGACAGTACACATGTCAAGCTCATCGCTCTGCAGCTGGCAGAGCCGCAAGTCCGGTCACACAATGGCTTGGATGAGCCCTCTAGGCAGTGTGGACTCTGGGGATTCCCAAGGGCCGGTGAGTCTTGATTCAAGGCCGCCTTTTGGAGGCCGCCTTGGGTGTTCTGGACCGCCTGATTCTTCGGCCTGA
- a CDS encoding NAD(P)-dependent dehydrogenase (Short-subunit alcohol dehydrogenase family) yields MTRPVLITGSTGAIGGAICRKLHSRGYLPVLHYSSNREAAFELAREFGEPDAMIHADLLSESGASTLWAEVVKRFGPPVGLVNNAGIRVDVAFDADSSAWTAAWRRDLQLNLIAPAELCRLAVLTFRDRGGGRIVNIASRAGQRGFSENALSYGASKAGLINLTKSIARSFGGQNIVCTAIAPGFVDTPLASDFLSKNPNSTALAEIPVGVMVKPDEIAELVAYCMSESNVSINGSTIDINGGSYMR; encoded by the coding sequence ATGACCCGACCTGTGCTGATTACCGGATCGACCGGAGCGATAGGCGGCGCGATATGCCGAAAGCTCCACTCCCGCGGCTATTTGCCGGTGCTACACTATAGCTCGAACAGGGAAGCGGCATTTGAGCTGGCGCGCGAATTCGGTGAGCCGGATGCGATGATCCATGCGGATCTGCTCTCCGAAAGTGGCGCATCGACTCTCTGGGCTGAGGTTGTCAAGCGTTTCGGCCCGCCCGTGGGGCTGGTCAATAACGCGGGCATCAGGGTTGATGTTGCGTTCGATGCGGATAGCTCAGCCTGGACGGCGGCGTGGCGGCGTGATCTCCAACTGAATCTGATCGCCCCGGCGGAACTCTGCAGGCTTGCGGTACTAACCTTCCGAGACCGTGGCGGCGGGCGCATCGTCAACATTGCGAGCCGCGCGGGGCAGCGGGGCTTTTCCGAAAACGCTCTGTCTTACGGGGCGTCGAAGGCAGGACTGATAAATCTCACGAAGTCGATCGCAAGATCCTTCGGTGGTCAAAACATTGTCTGTACGGCCATAGCGCCGGGATTTGTCGATACGCCGTTGGCTTCTGATTTTCTGTCGAAGAATCCAAACTCGACGGCATTGGCGGAGATACCCGTGGGCGTCATGGTCAAGCCGGACGAAATCGCCGAGTTGGTCGCCTATTGCATGTCGGAGTCCAATGTGTCCATCAACGGATCCACGATCGACATCAACGGCGGGAGCTACATGCGGTAG
- a CDS encoding 3-oxoacyl-(acyl-carrier protein) reductase, with the protein MHTDIKRMSYNLGGVRALVTGGTSGIGRAVSCLMASAGAKVAINFLPDDLKGREFVVGLMKSGHDVVEAPGDVSSPTSGPAMVADAIERMGGLDILVNNAGTAGSKTPIQFSDLNAMTDEFWSTIMSTNLLGPFRCVKAAEQALRQSGGAIVNTASVAGLGTRGSSIAYAASKAALVNMTQNLARALAPTIRVNAVAPGLIDSPWTAAWSAERKDATVKQSLLNRMGRPEEVAEAILFMAVGPRYINGQTIVINGGQG; encoded by the coding sequence ATGCATACTGATATCAAACGAATGAGCTATAATCTCGGCGGGGTTCGCGCACTCGTAACTGGCGGCACCTCTGGTATCGGCCGGGCTGTGTCATGTCTGATGGCATCAGCGGGTGCGAAGGTCGCCATCAATTTCTTGCCGGATGATCTCAAAGGACGCGAGTTCGTCGTCGGGCTGATGAAATCAGGCCACGATGTCGTCGAGGCGCCCGGAGACGTATCCTCGCCGACAAGCGGCCCCGCAATGGTGGCAGATGCCATCGAGCGAATGGGCGGACTCGACATCCTGGTCAACAATGCCGGGACCGCGGGAAGCAAAACTCCCATACAGTTTTCCGATCTCAACGCGATGACCGACGAGTTCTGGTCAACGATCATGTCAACCAATCTGCTCGGCCCATTTCGGTGCGTGAAGGCTGCTGAGCAGGCTCTGAGGCAGTCTGGTGGGGCTATTGTAAACACTGCGTCTGTCGCTGGATTGGGTACGAGGGGCTCCAGCATCGCCTATGCCGCCAGCAAGGCGGCTTTGGTCAACATGACGCAGAATCTGGCCCGCGCCCTTGCTCCCACCATTCGAGTGAATGCAGTGGCGCCTGGTCTGATCGATAGTCCCTGGACCGCAGCCTGGTCGGCAGAGCGGAAGGACGCCACCGTGAAGCAATCGCTTCTCAACCGGATGGGGCGGCCGGAAGAGGTCGCCGAGGCTATCCTGTTTATGGCGGTCGGACCACGTTACATCAACGGACAGACAATCGTTATCAACGGCGGACAGGGTTAG